A window of Lacibacter sediminis contains these coding sequences:
- a CDS encoding YceI family protein, whose amino-acid sequence MATYKIDASHSDIIFKVKHLMITTVTGQFKSFDATLSADAEDFSDAVVTFTADINSVDTRSEQRDTHLKSDDFFAAEKYPELKFVSTSVSKKDDGLVLKGDLTIRDVTKPVELKADFNGVVVDPWGQTKVGFEAEGKIKRKEFGLGWDAVTEAGGVVVSDEVKLQFHVQFVKQ is encoded by the coding sequence ATGGCAACGTACAAAATTGACGCATCGCACAGCGACATTATCTTCAAGGTAAAACACCTGATGATCACAACTGTAACAGGACAATTCAAAAGCTTTGATGCAACATTATCTGCTGATGCAGAAGATTTCAGTGATGCAGTAGTAACATTTACTGCAGATATCAATAGTGTTGATACACGCAGCGAACAAAGAGATACACACCTGAAGAGTGATGACTTCTTTGCTGCAGAAAAATATCCTGAGTTAAAGTTTGTTTCTACATCAGTTAGTAAAAAAGATGACGGACTGGTATTGAAAGGAGACCTTACTATCCGTGATGTAACCAAACCAGTTGAACTGAAAGCAGATTTCAATGGTGTAGTGGTTGACCCATGGGGACAAACAAAAGTAGGTTTTGAAGCAGAAGGAAAAATCAAACGTAAAGAATTCGGATTAGGTTGGGATGCAGTAACTGAAGCAGGTGGTGTTGTAGTAAGTGATGAGGTGAAACTTCAGTTCCATGTTCAGTTTGTAAAACAATAA
- a CDS encoding HAD family hydrolase, which produces MQQTKAIIFDLGGVLLDIDFKLSEKAFAKLGVTNFSDFFNQFHSNDLFRRLETGMDDQLFYDDLRAATGLSLTNVQIKDAWNALLLDFRPESVAVLPQLREKYDLYLLSNTNEIHLQEFQRRYEAWRPGQVFDDLFDAAYYSHRIGHRKPNSSAFEYVLEKHGLNATETIFIDDSINNIEAAQQLGLQTVHLKAGMKVEELGLMQDV; this is translated from the coding sequence ATGCAACAAACAAAAGCGATCATATTCGACCTTGGTGGTGTATTGCTCGATATCGATTTTAAGTTGAGCGAAAAAGCCTTTGCTAAATTGGGTGTTACCAACTTCTCTGACTTTTTCAACCAGTTTCATAGCAACGATCTGTTCAGGAGATTGGAAACAGGAATGGATGATCAATTATTTTATGATGATCTGCGTGCAGCAACCGGTTTATCGTTAACCAATGTACAGATCAAGGATGCGTGGAATGCATTACTGCTCGATTTCAGACCTGAAAGTGTGGCCGTATTACCTCAGCTGAGAGAGAAGTATGATTTGTATTTACTTAGTAACACCAATGAAATTCATTTGCAGGAATTTCAACGCAGGTACGAGGCTTGGAGGCCTGGGCAGGTGTTTGATGATTTGTTTGATGCGGCTTATTATTCGCACCGTATCGGTCATCGCAAACCCAATTCCTCAGCCTTTGAATATGTATTGGAGAAGCATGGGTTGAATGCAACTGAAACAATATTTATCGACGATAGTATCAATAATATTGAAGCAGCTCAACAACTGGGGTTACAAACAGTGCATTTGAAAGCCGGAATGAAAGTGGAGGAACTTGGTCTGATGCAGGATGTATGA
- a CDS encoding outer membrane beta-barrel protein: MKKLILFTFLLAAGFSLTAQETEKKKKKDWSKVNLGNRPKDHLIFQIGYLTWLQKPDSIATKGLARTVNAYFSFDFPFKTDPRFSVGLGAGVGADNMYFDKNAGRNLNIINSNSFQFAPHQGKDTLNKYKSMKLATVYLEAPVELRFMVDPTQPNKSLKFALGVKVGTLISANDKTRFTSDANGNVAYVLKEKDKKHFNTLRLAATARIGMGNFAIFGQYQLNDFIKEGQGPNQIRPVTFGLTLTGL, translated from the coding sequence ATGAAGAAACTAATACTGTTTACGTTCCTCCTTGCTGCAGGTTTTTCATTAACCGCCCAGGAAACAGAAAAAAAGAAAAAGAAAGACTGGTCGAAAGTAAATCTTGGCAACCGTCCGAAAGATCATCTCATTTTTCAAATAGGTTATCTCACCTGGTTGCAAAAACCCGACAGCATTGCTACAAAAGGTTTGGCCAGAACAGTGAATGCATATTTCTCATTCGACTTTCCATTTAAGACCGATCCCCGTTTCAGTGTTGGTTTAGGTGCAGGTGTTGGCGCCGATAATATGTATTTCGATAAAAATGCAGGCCGCAACCTCAACATCATCAACAGTAACTCTTTCCAGTTTGCTCCCCACCAGGGAAAAGACACTTTGAATAAATACAAATCAATGAAACTGGCAACCGTGTATTTAGAAGCACCGGTTGAACTACGTTTTATGGTTGATCCAACACAACCCAACAAGAGTTTAAAATTTGCACTTGGTGTAAAAGTGGGTACGTTGATCAGTGCCAACGATAAAACAAGATTTACGTCGGATGCAAACGGTAATGTTGCTTATGTATTAAAAGAAAAAGACAAAAAGCATTTTAATACATTGCGTTTAGCTGCCACAGCAAGAATCGGCATGGGCAACTTCGCCATCTTTGGTCAGTACCAGTTGAATGATTTTATTAAAGAAGGACAAGGTCCTAACCAGATCAGACCCGTAACGTTTGGTCTTACATTAACCGGGTTATAA
- the infB gene encoding translation initiation factor IF-2, with protein sequence MSESNTPRLMAAAKEFNIGKDTLIDFLANKGFNKDDLKPTAKLTEGMYRALQAEFSSDKLAKAKSDQIEIPKGGMSDLKKKKEEEDISIRKEVKKVVKEEPKVEEVKPVEAPVVVEQPPVVVVAEVPKVEEIVQPQPEPEVTKVEAPEVEGPKIITKIDLDKIDSSTRPKKIEKKKKEEPKEEVVVPEVKEEVVAPVAVAVTEEPVAEEDEEVVIENIKADKLEGPKILGKIELPVNSDTRPKPVITDKDKEKRKRKRIPIDKKGSQPPQGGGQQQGQGGQQGGGFQNRGGQQQGGGQRREGGSRIGPPQRAGSRPAITRREDKVIDAKEIQEKLRETQAKLSGQGGRGKSLKAKYRKLKRDEMADNMPEGGEDNKLQVTEFISAAELASLMDVSATDVVAKCFSLGMMVSINQRLDAELIELVAGEFGFEVEFIDMEKQAEMEEEEEDDDVDSLQPRAPIVTIMGHVDHGKTSLLDYIRNANVVSGEAGGITQHIGAYEVTNAAGKKITFLDTPGHEAFTAMRARGAKVTDVAVIVVAADDAVMPQTKEAISHAQAAGVPMIFAVNKIDKDGANPQKIYEQLSQMNILVEEWGGKFQSQELSAKKGLNVDKLLEKILLEAELLELKANPEREGTGSIIEASLDKGRGYVATILVQNGTLKQGDLIVSGQYYGRIKAMFNERNQRIDKAGPSTPVQILGLNGAPQAGEKFKVYEDEAEAKEIAGRRAQILREQGIRTKKHITLDEIGRRLALGNFKELNLIIKGDVDGSVEALTDSLQKLSTEEIAVNVVHKAVGQISEADVTLASASDAILIGFNVRPSLQASRLAEQEGVEIKNYSIIYNAIEEVKSAMEGLLEPKITEKEVATVEIREVYKFDKATVAGCYVLDGKMKRDAKIRLFRDGVLVYPRTEGGFAELGSLKRFKDDAKEVASNMECGLTIKNFADLNVGDTIVAFEEEEVKRTL encoded by the coding sequence ATGTCAGAAAGTAATACACCACGTTTAATGGCCGCTGCCAAGGAATTCAATATCGGCAAGGACACCCTTATTGATTTTTTGGCCAACAAAGGCTTCAATAAAGACGATCTTAAGCCCACTGCAAAGCTTACGGAAGGTATGTACCGTGCGTTGCAGGCAGAATTCTCATCTGATAAACTGGCGAAAGCAAAAAGTGATCAGATCGAAATTCCCAAGGGTGGTATGTCTGATTTGAAGAAGAAAAAAGAAGAAGAGGACATTTCGATCAGGAAGGAAGTAAAAAAGGTTGTAAAAGAAGAGCCAAAGGTGGAAGAAGTAAAACCGGTTGAGGCGCCGGTAGTGGTAGAACAACCACCCGTGGTAGTGGTGGCAGAAGTGCCAAAAGTGGAAGAGATCGTACAACCACAACCTGAGCCCGAAGTAACAAAGGTGGAAGCGCCGGAAGTGGAAGGTCCAAAGATCATTACCAAGATCGATCTTGATAAAATTGATTCTTCTACACGACCTAAGAAGATCGAAAAGAAAAAGAAAGAAGAACCCAAGGAAGAAGTTGTGGTTCCTGAAGTAAAAGAAGAAGTGGTGGCACCTGTAGCAGTAGCAGTTACCGAAGAACCAGTAGCGGAAGAAGATGAAGAAGTGGTAATTGAAAACATTAAAGCCGACAAACTGGAAGGACCTAAGATCCTCGGCAAAATTGAACTTCCTGTTAATTCAGATACAAGACCTAAGCCTGTTATAACCGATAAGGATAAAGAAAAGCGTAAGCGCAAACGTATCCCTATTGATAAGAAAGGCAGTCAACCTCCGCAAGGTGGTGGTCAGCAACAAGGCCAGGGTGGCCAGCAAGGTGGCGGCTTCCAAAATAGGGGCGGTCAGCAACAAGGCGGTGGTCAGCGCAGAGAAGGCGGATCAAGAATCGGACCTCCACAAAGAGCCGGTAGCCGTCCTGCAATCACCCGTCGTGAAGACAAAGTGATCGATGCAAAAGAGATCCAGGAAAAACTCCGTGAAACACAAGCCAAACTTTCAGGCCAGGGTGGTCGTGGTAAGAGCTTAAAAGCTAAATACCGCAAACTCAAGCGTGATGAAATGGCTGATAACATGCCGGAGGGTGGCGAAGACAACAAGCTGCAGGTAACAGAATTCATCAGTGCTGCTGAATTGGCAAGCTTGATGGATGTATCAGCAACTGATGTTGTGGCAAAATGTTTCAGTTTGGGTATGATGGTTTCAATCAACCAACGTCTTGATGCTGAATTGATTGAATTGGTGGCAGGTGAATTCGGCTTTGAAGTAGAGTTCATTGATATGGAGAAGCAGGCAGAAATGGAGGAGGAAGAAGAGGATGATGATGTTGACAGCCTGCAGCCACGTGCACCAATCGTTACCATTATGGGTCACGTTGATCATGGTAAAACATCATTGCTCGATTATATCCGTAATGCAAACGTAGTATCTGGCGAGGCCGGAGGTATTACCCAGCACATTGGCGCTTATGAAGTAACCAATGCAGCAGGTAAAAAGATCACCTTCCTCGATACACCCGGTCACGAAGCGTTTACGGCTATGCGTGCCCGTGGTGCCAAGGTTACGGATGTTGCCGTGATAGTTGTAGCTGCGGACGATGCAGTGATGCCGCAAACAAAAGAAGCCATCAGCCATGCGCAGGCAGCTGGTGTGCCAATGATCTTTGCAGTAAACAAGATCGATAAAGACGGAGCAAATCCGCAAAAAATATACGAGCAGTTATCTCAAATGAACATTCTTGTTGAAGAGTGGGGTGGTAAATTCCAAAGCCAGGAACTCTCTGCCAAGAAAGGATTGAACGTAGATAAGCTCCTCGAAAAAATATTGCTGGAAGCTGAATTGCTTGAACTGAAAGCAAATCCTGAGCGTGAAGGAACAGGTTCAATCATTGAAGCATCGTTGGATAAAGGCCGTGGATATGTTGCTACAATCCTTGTACAGAACGGAACACTTAAACAAGGTGATCTGATCGTATCTGGTCAGTACTACGGACGTATCAAAGCCATGTTCAACGAGCGTAACCAGCGTATTGATAAAGCAGGTCCATCAACACCTGTTCAGATACTTGGTTTGAATGGTGCACCGCAAGCGGGTGAGAAATTCAAGGTGTATGAAGATGAAGCTGAAGCAAAAGAAATTGCCGGCCGTCGTGCACAGATCCTCCGTGAGCAAGGTATCAGAACCAAGAAACATATCACACTCGATGAGATCGGTCGTCGTTTGGCACTTGGTAACTTTAAAGAACTCAACCTCATCATCAAAGGTGACGTGGATGGTTCGGTAGAAGCCTTAACCGATTCGTTGCAGAAGCTTTCAACTGAAGAAATTGCCGTGAACGTAGTTCATAAGGCAGTTGGTCAGATATCTGAGGCCGATGTTACATTGGCAAGCGCATCTGATGCGATCCTGATCGGCTTTAACGTTCGTCCTTCATTGCAGGCATCACGCCTCGCTGAGCAGGAAGGCGTGGAGATCAAGAACTACTCCATCATCTATAATGCCATTGAAGAAGTGAAGAGTGCGATGGAAGGCTTGTTGGAACCGAAGATCACAGAGAAAGAAGTTGCTACAGTTGAAATACGTGAAGTGTACAAGTTCGATAAAGCAACTGTTGCCGGTTGTTATGTGCTCGATGGAAAAATGAAGCGTGATGCGAAGATCCGTTTGTTCCGTGATGGTGTATTGGTATACCCACGTACAGAAGGTGGTTTCGCTGAACTGGGTAGCTTGAAACGTTTCAAAGACGATGCAAAAGAAGTTGCATCGAATATGGAATGTGGTTTAACGATCAAGAATTTCGCAGATCTGAACGTAGGCGATACCATTGTTGCCTTTGAAGAAGAAGAAGTGAAACGTACTTTATAA
- a CDS encoding MarR family winged helix-turn-helix transcriptional regulator, giving the protein MKLEQAIQSVNFKDETHKAGLNILYTAWWLKTLMSRELKNFGLTHEQYNVLRILKGKSPDDMCVKDIAGRMIEKSSNVPRIIDRLVLKKLVKRTTDLNDKRHTVMSLTGAGLNILELSTQRINSLFEEMIQMNDASAAQLNDLLEQIRAKES; this is encoded by the coding sequence GTGAAATTAGAACAAGCCATACAAAGTGTGAATTTTAAAGACGAAACCCACAAGGCAGGCCTCAATATCCTGTATACTGCCTGGTGGTTAAAGACATTGATGAGCAGGGAGTTGAAAAATTTTGGCTTAACACATGAACAATACAATGTGCTCCGGATTTTAAAAGGCAAGTCGCCTGATGATATGTGTGTGAAAGACATTGCAGGCCGGATGATCGAAAAAAGCTCAAATGTACCAAGGATCATTGATCGCCTGGTGCTGAAGAAGCTGGTGAAGCGGACAACTGATTTGAACGATAAACGTCATACGGTGATGTCGCTCACAGGAGCCGGGTTGAATATTCTGGAATTGAGTACACAGCGAATCAACAGCCTGTTTGAAGAAATGATTCAAATGAATGATGCTTCAGCGGCACAGTTGAACGATTTGCTGGAGCAGATCAGGGCAAAAGAAAGTTGA
- a CDS encoding pirin family protein — MKQIKYIRKAAPPHMVGDGFKVRTFISSAMWKDMSPFLMLDYIEPTTYLPTEYPRGVDVHPHKGFETVSILWDGALAHEDSSGGKGKLFAGDVQWMTAGAGILHKEFHEEEFSKKGGLLHGAQLWVNLPAKDKSTPPAYQDIRSNNIPEIQLADDKGKIRIIAGEMNGVKGPATTFTRINIFDAHAKADASFDLNVVDGDHTTLLVLKGTVLINDDKVAREGEMLVFDNSGEKIHIQTNNETHLLLLSGEPITEPVAAYGPFVMNTQQEIMQAIDDYNAGKFGHLN, encoded by the coding sequence ATGAAACAGATCAAGTATATCAGGAAAGCGGCTCCGCCGCATATGGTAGGAGATGGTTTTAAGGTGAGAACATTTATTTCGTCGGCAATGTGGAAAGACATGAGCCCTTTCCTGATGCTTGACTATATTGAACCGACAACTTACTTGCCAACTGAATATCCTCGTGGTGTAGATGTACATCCGCATAAAGGTTTTGAAACTGTAAGTATTTTATGGGATGGTGCTTTGGCACATGAAGACAGCAGTGGCGGTAAAGGCAAATTGTTCGCAGGTGATGTGCAATGGATGACGGCCGGCGCAGGAATCTTGCACAAAGAATTTCATGAAGAAGAATTCAGTAAAAAAGGTGGCCTATTGCATGGTGCCCAACTGTGGGTGAATTTGCCTGCAAAAGATAAATCAACTCCACCCGCTTACCAGGATATCCGTTCGAACAATATTCCCGAGATACAATTAGCAGATGACAAAGGCAAGATCAGGATTATCGCCGGTGAAATGAACGGTGTGAAAGGACCAGCTACTACATTCACCCGCATTAATATTTTTGATGCACATGCAAAAGCAGATGCTTCGTTCGATCTGAATGTGGTTGATGGGGACCATACAACTTTATTGGTCTTGAAAGGAACAGTGCTCATCAATGATGATAAAGTAGCACGTGAAGGTGAAATGCTGGTATTTGATAATAGTGGGGAAAAGATACACATTCAAACAAACAACGAAACGCACTTGTTACTCTTAAGTGGTGAACCAATTACGGAGCCCGTTGCAGCGTATGGTCCTTTTGTAATGAACACACAACAGGAAATTATGCAGGCGATCGATGATTATAATGCCGGTAAATTTGGGCATCTTAATTAA
- a CDS encoding peptidylprolyl isomerase → MKKIFTVISLLAVVFVQAQTKKIVADKIIGVVGDRIMLKSDIDNQINDAKSKDYDLPPDASCYLMQQLIINKMLAIQAEKDSLPVSDEEIEADVDNRIRYFIQQYGSKEVIEQITGKTIYQFREEMREPIKESKLATAMRGKIVENVKITPTEVRAFFNKIPKDSLAFYETELEIGEIVVYPKAGREMEEYAQEELKEFKRQVESGSKKMEFLASQYSEDPAAKENAGLYVLNRNDNQWDPTFFNTAMSLKEGQVSRVIKSKFGYHIIQCLSKNGEEVTVRHILKIPRINEPDIKDAINKLDTVRSKLIAGTMKFGEAVAKYSDEENSKFTAGMMRGKDGTSIIYIDDLDKEMVPLLEKLKPGEFAQPTAFTDPQGKKGVRLIYLVSRTAPHRENIENDYSKIAGRALEEKKEKELQKWFIKNSNTFYVQIEDEYKDCAPIKAILGNTVKN, encoded by the coding sequence ATGAAAAAAATATTTACTGTAATTTCTTTATTGGCTGTTGTGTTTGTGCAGGCACAAACAAAGAAAATTGTTGCCGATAAGATCATTGGTGTTGTTGGGGATCGCATCATGCTGAAGTCGGATATCGACAACCAGATCAACGATGCGAAGAGTAAGGATTATGATCTGCCTCCTGATGCATCTTGTTATTTGATGCAACAGCTCATCATTAATAAAATGCTGGCTATCCAGGCTGAGAAAGATTCTCTTCCTGTGAGCGATGAAGAGATAGAGGCAGATGTTGATAATCGTATCCGTTATTTTATTCAGCAATACGGCTCAAAAGAAGTGATCGAACAGATCACCGGTAAAACTATTTACCAGTTCCGTGAAGAAATGCGTGAACCGATCAAAGAAAGTAAGCTGGCTACTGCAATGCGTGGCAAGATCGTTGAAAATGTAAAGATCACACCAACAGAAGTTAGAGCGTTCTTTAATAAGATACCGAAAGACAGTCTGGCATTTTACGAAACAGAATTGGAAATAGGAGAGATCGTTGTCTATCCAAAAGCCGGTCGTGAAATGGAAGAGTATGCACAGGAAGAGTTAAAAGAATTCAAGCGCCAGGTTGAAAGTGGATCAAAGAAAATGGAATTCCTTGCATCACAATACAGTGAAGATCCTGCTGCAAAAGAAAATGCAGGCTTGTATGTATTGAACAGAAACGATAATCAGTGGGACCCAACTTTCTTTAATACGGCTATGAGTTTAAAAGAAGGACAGGTATCAAGAGTTATTAAATCGAAATTCGGTTATCACATCATTCAATGTTTATCAAAAAATGGTGAAGAAGTAACTGTAAGACATATCCTGAAAATACCACGCATTAATGAACCGGATATTAAAGATGCCATCAATAAGCTTGACACTGTACGTTCTAAACTCATTGCCGGAACCATGAAGTTTGGTGAAGCAGTTGCCAAGTATTCTGATGAAGAAAATTCAAAGTTTACTGCCGGTATGATGCGTGGTAAAGACGGCACATCAATTATTTACATTGATGACCTGGATAAAGAAATGGTTCCTTTGCTGGAAAAATTAAAACCAGGTGAATTTGCGCAACCAACAGCTTTCACTGATCCACAGGGAAAGAAAGGTGTTCGTTTGATTTACCTCGTAAGCCGCACAGCTCCGCACAGAGAGAACATCGAAAATGATTACAGCAAAATTGCAGGCCGTGCATTAGAAGAAAAGAAAGAAAAAGAACTGCAAAAGTGGTTCATCAAGAATTCGAATACATTTTATGTGCAGATCGAAGATGAATACAAGGATTGTGCACCCATCAAAGCCATCCTCGGTAATACCGTAAAAAACTAA
- the nusA gene encoding transcription termination factor NusA, giving the protein MASINLIESFQEFKDAENIDRPTMMKVLEDVFKTLLRKKYGSDDNFDVIVNTEKGDLEIMRRRTIVEDGQVEDPLAQIAYTDAVKLEPDYEVGEELYEDVDIHDFGRRAILAAKQTLASRIGDLKKNVLVKKYSDRIGEILSAEVYQVWKKEVLLLDEEGNELLLPKSEQIPQDYFKKGENIRAVIKKVELKNNAPVIILSRTSPLFLAKLLEIEVPEIFDGLIVIRKIVREPGERAKVAVESFDDRIDPVGACVGMKGSRIHGIVRELKNENIDVINYTANINLLIQRSLTPAKITSMDIDQDRKHAEVYLKPDQVSLAIGKRGVNIKLACELTGFEIDVYRDTEEEVNEFDIDLDEFTDEIEGWVIDELKRIGCDTARSVLELTAEELERRTDLEKETIEDVRRVLKEEFEKE; this is encoded by the coding sequence ATGGCAAGTATCAATCTTATTGAGAGTTTCCAGGAGTTTAAGGATGCGGAAAATATCGACCGTCCCACGATGATGAAAGTGCTGGAAGATGTGTTTAAAACATTGCTTCGTAAGAAATATGGCAGTGACGATAACTTCGATGTGATCGTAAATACGGAGAAGGGTGATCTTGAGATCATGCGTCGTCGTACCATTGTGGAAGATGGACAGGTAGAAGATCCGTTGGCGCAGATTGCCTATACAGATGCTGTGAAGCTGGAACCTGATTATGAAGTGGGCGAAGAGTTATATGAAGATGTAGATATTCATGATTTCGGCCGCCGTGCTATACTTGCTGCAAAGCAAACACTGGCAAGCCGTATCGGTGATCTTAAGAAGAACGTATTGGTAAAAAAATATTCTGACCGTATTGGTGAAATTCTGAGTGCAGAAGTTTACCAGGTTTGGAAGAAGGAAGTATTGTTGCTCGATGAAGAAGGAAATGAATTATTGTTGCCAAAGAGTGAGCAGATTCCACAGGATTATTTCAAGAAAGGCGAGAACATCCGTGCTGTGATTAAGAAGGTGGAGCTGAAAAATAATGCACCTGTGATTATTTTGTCGAGAACAAGTCCGTTGTTCCTTGCTAAATTGCTCGAAATTGAAGTGCCGGAGATCTTTGATGGTTTGATCGTTATCAGAAAAATTGTGCGTGAACCGGGAGAAAGAGCGAAAGTTGCAGTTGAAAGCTTCGATGATCGTATCGATCCGGTGGGTGCCTGCGTAGGGATGAAAGGTAGCCGTATCCATGGTATCGTTCGTGAACTGAAGAATGAAAATATTGATGTGATCAATTACACAGCGAACATCAATCTGCTTATCCAACGTTCATTAACACCTGCCAAGATCACAAGCATGGACATTGATCAGGATAGAAAACATGCTGAAGTTTACCTGAAACCCGACCAGGTTTCATTGGCAATTGGTAAGCGTGGTGTAAACATTAAACTCGCCTGTGAATTAACTGGCTTTGAAATTGATGTTTATCGTGATACAGAAGAAGAAGTAAATGAATTTGATATCGATCTGGATGAATTTACAGATGAGATCGAAGGTTGGGTGATTGATGAGTTGAAACGCATTGGTTGCGATACGGCACGCAGTGTATTGGAATTAACAGCAGAAGAATTAGAACGTCGTACAGATCTGGAGAAAGAAACCATTGAAGATGTACGTCGTGTATTGAAAGAAGAGTTTGAAAAAGAGTAA
- a CDS encoding pirin family protein, which translates to MKAVLHKAATRGHANHGWLNSYHSFSFAGYYNPERIHFGALRVLNDDSVAAGMGFGTHPHDNMEIISIPLSGDLKHKDSMGNEAIIKQGDIQVMSAGTGIAHSEMNANKDKEVKFLQIWVFPNKKNVQPRYGQITLDESKMKNDLLQVLSPNADDEGVWIHQDAWFSLGNLDKGITKEHKLKGTNSGVYAFVLEGDVTINGEALNRRDGLGISETDTLNITADSDARLLLMEVPMLN; encoded by the coding sequence ATGAAAGCAGTCTTACATAAAGCAGCAACAAGAGGCCACGCAAATCACGGCTGGCTCAATAGTTACCACAGTTTCAGCTTTGCAGGGTATTATAACCCTGAGCGGATACATTTCGGTGCATTGCGTGTACTGAATGATGATTCAGTAGCAGCAGGCATGGGCTTTGGTACACACCCACACGATAACATGGAAATTATTTCAATTCCGTTGAGTGGTGATTTGAAACATAAAGACAGTATGGGTAATGAAGCCATCATTAAGCAAGGCGATATCCAGGTGATGAGTGCAGGCACAGGTATTGCTCATAGTGAAATGAATGCCAACAAGGATAAAGAAGTAAAGTTCTTGCAGATATGGGTTTTCCCAAATAAGAAAAATGTGCAGCCCCGTTACGGACAGATCACATTGGATGAAAGTAAAATGAAAAATGATTTGCTGCAGGTGCTGAGCCCAAATGCAGATGATGAAGGTGTATGGATTCACCAGGATGCATGGTTCAGCCTTGGGAACCTTGATAAAGGCATTACAAAAGAACATAAACTCAAAGGAACAAACAGTGGTGTTTATGCTTTTGTACTGGAAGGCGATGTTACCATCAATGGCGAAGCGCTCAACAGGCGTGATGGTCTTGGTATCAGCGAAACAGATACACTCAATATTACTGCAGATTCTGATGCAAGATTATTGCTGATGGAAGTACCCATGCTCAACTAA
- a CDS encoding LSm family protein, with the protein MNLEQKTESIRQMMEEVISNDPDCFLVDVKLKPGNNIQVFVDADAGLPISRCIQYNRALYKRIEETTLFNEGDFALEVSSPGLEEPLKLNRQYTKNIGRQVEVIMKDGRKLEGKLLSAGELEVTLEETKGKGKKQEVIQHNLVYADIKSTKIQIVFN; encoded by the coding sequence ATGAACTTAGAACAAAAGACAGAAAGCATCAGGCAAATGATGGAAGAAGTGATCAGCAATGATCCTGATTGTTTCCTGGTAGACGTAAAACTGAAACCGGGCAATAATATACAGGTGTTTGTTGATGCCGATGCAGGTTTACCCATCAGCCGCTGCATCCAGTATAACCGGGCTTTGTACAAACGAATAGAAGAAACAACACTTTTCAACGAAGGTGATTTCGCACTGGAAGTTTCCTCTCCGGGTTTGGAAGAACCACTGAAACTCAACCGTCAGTACACCAAAAATATTGGCCGGCAGGTGGAAGTGATCATGAAAGATGGCCGCAAACTTGAGGGCAAATTACTATCAGCAGGTGAACTGGAAGTAACGCTGGAAGAAACAAAGGGAAAAGGTAAAAAACAGGAAGTGATACAACACAACCTGGTTTATGCAGATATTAAATCAACTAAAATTCAAATTGTATTTAACTGA